CCCTCGCGGAACATCCGTGACCAGAGCTTGCCCTCGCACGGCTGAAAGTAGATCTGGAAGGCAACGGTCGGACCCAGGCGGTAGGTCCGGCCACGTTGATCCGTCAGCCATGCCCGTCGCTGTCGCCGTGGGCGAGATCCTTTTGGCCAGCGCTCCATGGACCTACTGTACGTCCAACATGAACGACAATCCAGCGCGGGCTCCGACGATTCCGCCGAATCATGGGGTCAGAACGCTCCTCTCCTTGCGAATAACACTGACGTAACCGCACGCGATCACCCAGCCGCGGTGATGATCTAGGGATGGTCCGTCCGAAGATTCCCGGTGTGATCACGGACGCGTCGCCGTCAGGACCGCGAGGCTCCCACAGGTCAGCTGGCCAGCGTTGAGGGCGGCCTGCGCCTCCTCGGTCTGGCAGGTTGTCCCCGTGACATCGGACTTCGTCAGTGTCCGCGTCTCGATCGTCAGCGCCCCGTCCGCGGCGACGATCGCGGTCGAGACCACCGCGCCCAGCGAGCACGCCGTCGCGTCGCCGCTCGCGGTGTACGCCTGCGCCTCGAAGCCGCCGGCGATCGCCTTGGCGTACGCCAGATCGAACAGCGGATTCGGCATCTCGCACGTCGTCGGCGACGTGCACGCGGCCCACTGGAAGAACGTCTGCCCGAACAGCTCCTCCTGGGTGAACTGGATGTACGGCGGCCCGGTCACGGCGGGGCCGGGCGTGCAGCCGGTGGGGTTCTCGGTCTGGGCGGTGACCTGCCAGACCCCGACCAGGTCGGGGCCCGTGGCGGTCTCGACGCAGCCGATGGTGAGCGCGACGAACGACAGGGTGAGGACGGGCAGCGAGCGCATGGTCGTGTCTCCGGGCGACGGCCCACGACCACGCTACCACGCCGTCCAAAGCGCACCGCGGCGACGATACGCGGGGCCGGCATCGTGTAATGTCGCGCACGCGCGATGCTCGGCTACGTCCTGGATGAGCTGTTCATCCACCACCACGCACCGTCGGGGCACCCCGAGCGTCCCGCTCGGATCGCCGCCGTGCGCGATGCCGTCGCCGCGACCGACCTCGCGACCCGCGCGCGCCACGTGCCGATCCGGGCGGCCACCGATGAGGAGCTGGGGCGCGTCCACGGCGCGGACTACCTCGCGTCGCTGGCGCGCACGCTGCCCGGCGCGAGCGGCTGGCTCGACGGCGACACCTACTATTCGCCGCGCACCTGGGACGCCGCCCTGGCCGCGGCCGGCTCGGTGGCCGAGCTGGCGATCCAGGTCATGGCCGGCACGCTGTCGGCCGGCTACGCGCTGGTGCGTCCGCCCGGGCACCACGCCGAGCGCGATCGCGCGATGGGCTTCTGTCTGCTCAACAACGTCGCCGTGGCCGCGGCCGCGGCGCGCGCGGCCGGCGCCGCGCGGGTGGCGATCCTCGATTGGGACGTCCACCACGGCAACGGCACGCAACAGATCTTCTGGGACGACCCGACCGTGATGTACCAGTCGATCCATCAGTTCCCGTTCTATCCCGGCACCGGCGCCCCCGACGAGATCGGCGGGCCGGCCGCGCGCGGCGCCACCGTCAACGTCGGCCTGCCGGCCGGCGGCGACGATCGCGACTACCTGGCCGCGTACGATCACGTGCTCGGGCCGGCGCTCGCGGCGTTCCGCCCCGATCTGATCCTGGTGTCGGCCGGGTTCGACGCGCACCAGGCCGATCCGCTGGCCGGCATGAAGGTGTCGCGCTACGGGTTCGCCCGCCTGGCGGCGCGGGTGCGCACCGCCGCCGACGCGCTGTGCGGCGGCCGCTGGGTCGTGGCGCTCGAGGGCGGCTACGACCTCGACGGGCTCAGCGAGGGCGCGACCGCGACGCTCGCCGCGATGCTGGCGCCGGCCGACGGCCTGGCCTCGACCGCGCCGATCGAGCTCGCCGACGCCAGCCCGGGCGCCCAGCGCGCGATCGCCGAGAGCCTGCGCGCGCGCACCGGCCTCGCCGTGGAGGCCCCGTGAGCTACGCCCAGGCCCAACCGGCCGCCCCGATCGCGTTCGGCAAGCGCTACTGGCTCTTGCGCCCGCTCGCCACCGGCGGCATGGCCGAGATCTACCTCGCGCGCCAGAACGCGATGGCCGGCTTCGAC
This genomic window from Myxococcales bacterium contains:
- a CDS encoding histone deacetylase, with translation MLGYVLDELFIHHHAPSGHPERPARIAAVRDAVAATDLATRARHVPIRAATDEELGRVHGADYLASLARTLPGASGWLDGDTYYSPRTWDAALAAAGSVAELAIQVMAGTLSAGYALVRPPGHHAERDRAMGFCLLNNVAVAAAAARAAGAARVAILDWDVHHGNGTQQIFWDDPTVMYQSIHQFPFYPGTGAPDEIGGPAARGATVNVGLPAGGDDRDYLAAYDHVLGPALAAFRPDLILVSAGFDAHQADPLAGMKVSRYGFARLAARVRTAADALCGGRWVVALEGGYDLDGLSEGATATLAAMLAPADGLASTAPIELADASPGAQRAIAESLRARTGLAVEAP